Below is a window of Bos indicus isolate NIAB-ARS_2022 breed Sahiwal x Tharparkar chromosome 19, NIAB-ARS_B.indTharparkar_mat_pri_1.0, whole genome shotgun sequence DNA.
GAAGGTAAAGCTGGCCCTTGAGGGAACAGAGCCAGTCTGTGAGAgtcgagaggagaagggggtatgAACAGCTCCAGAAGGCTCTCAGGAGCTGTTGCCCCCAAGAGTTGGGGTCCGGGGTCTAAAGCTTTAAAGAAGAGGATGTGGGAAAGGCAGAGACACGGAAGGACAGGCAAGTTCTGGGGAAGGCTCTTCAATACTGCTAGTAGTGTTGAATAAAGCAAACAGGAACTCGTTTTGGTCAAAGTGCAGGCTAAATCTCATTACAGCAATGCCAGCGAGTGCAGCATGCGAGCTCCCCCCTCACACTGGAATTCCATTGGCAGTCGTAACTGCCATTCCCGCAGCGCTGAGCACTTTCACGCATGGGCTCCCGTAATCCCACAACAGCCCTCTGATGGAGGTACGGTCATTGCTCCGctttaaagaagaggaaacagaggcacacagAGAGGTCATGGAGCTTGCCCAGGATCTCCTGCCAGGAAATGGCTCAGAGCCAGGTCCGTGTGAAGCAGAACTCTATGCAATCCTGCCATCCGGCTGGAAGCAGTATTTCCCTGCCTGGGACTTAGAATAACAGACTCTTAGACGGAGAAGGTTCCTGGGGCTCGTTCTCCCCAATGCCTAGGAACACCTTCAAATGGGGCAATCTGCCTTTGAAGTGCCTGCCTCTGGCCAGTCCTATGGAGGGCCTGTATACTGACCTGACAACCGCAGTGTGGCAAGCGTGGGTTTTTGAATGAACAGAGCTCACACTCAGCTCTTCCGCTAGCACTTCTGAGTCTCTGGTCCCCTCAGCAGGAAAATGGGTGCCCAGCTGCCCTATGGGTGCTTGTGGGGAGGCCCTCTGTCACAGTCTGCCCTCTTCTCCATTGCGTGATTCCAGCCAAGGCTGACCTCTGGGGCACCTCAGCCTGATACAAGGCTTCGAGGTTGAAGTTACAGTTTCAGCCTCACAGAGAAGCTCTCAAGGGCCCTGTCTGGTCTCTCACTGTGTCTTCTGAGAGACCGCTGAAGcagcctgctgtgtgtgtgtgcgcgggGTGGGTGTGGTAACTGTTTACCCCACAGCTCATTAcccagcccagggactgctgAGGAGGACAGTGCTCGGGGCCaacagggcaggaggggaaggcaggggcAGTGGTCCCTGGTGTGGCCAGAGGCTCTGGCAACCTCTCTTCTCCTGCCTCAGAGGGGCTGCAGGTGCTTGCCTCCCTGAGGACACAGCTTCCCTACTGCCCCAACTCAGGAGGGAGCTCAGGAAGCTGTGCCCCAGCTCTAGACCCCTGTCCCGAAAGGCAAGGTCTATTTCTTATCTTTGGAACGGCTTAATGACATCTGCGAAGCTGTGGCTGGGAGGGGAATGAGAGGTCTTTCTACCAAAGCTGTCTATGGTGCttagtgtgtgttgtgtgtaggGCAAATAAatccccctttttttcttttgtctgtccACGCAGCCCGGAACAAGCTCCTAAGTAAGCAgcttccccccacacacacaccccattttGGATTCTGAGAACTCTCCTTCTGTCCCCAGTGAGGTGCGCTGGGAAGGTGAGACGAAGGGGCAGGTACACTTTATTGCCCGGAGGTCACTGAACAGAGACCAAGCCGGGAGCTCTTCCATCTTGGCCCACGCCCCGGTGTCGGCTGGGGCGGGGAGAGGTTCTTAGGGGTCCCTGGCTCGGGATGCAAAGCCAGAGAACACGCGGGGAGGAACCAGGACGTCACCCCGAGGCCCACCGACCTCGGAAAGTGGCGGCGCCCGCTCTGCACCCACTGCCTCCGAGGGCCGCCCAGAATCTGTCCACCCAGGCGCGGGACAGGGCGACTCCCCCGTGGCGCCGTGCTGCGGCGCCCAGTCCCTCCGGCAGGTCGCCGAGGGCGCCGGGGCCTCGCGCCACACCTGTCCGCTCCTCCGGGAGGCCCCGGCGCCTCTGCTGCCGGCCCCTCGGCGCGGAGCCCTGTGTCCGCCGTCGCTTTGATCCCGGGGGCCCCGCTGGATAAAAGTCCCGGGCGGCTCCGCGCCAGCGCCAGAGGGGAGGCAGCCGAGCCGGGCGTACAGCGGGCTGGCGCTGGGCGAGCGACGCCAAGGAGCCGGGGCCGCGGGGCCGCCCGCGCGGGCCGCGGTGAGCGCGGGACTCCGGGCCGGTTCGGGGTGGGGGCTGCCGACCGGGGTGCCAGTCGTCCGCCGCTGCTCTGGGCCTGGGCGGCGGGAGCGAAGGGCCCCCGGCGGCTCAGGTGAGCGCTCCCCTTGCGCCCCCAGCCCGTCGGGCCGACCCGCCGCGTGGCCAACCGAGCTCCCCCCCGCGCGGAAAAACCCCGCTCCTTCCCCGCTGGCCCCCGTGCGCCGCCCCTTCCAGCCgcccgggggcgggggcggcggcgccGGGCTGGCCGCGGTGAATGAGCCGCCGGGGCTGCCGGGCCGCGCTGCCCCCCACGGAGCCGGGCCGGGAGCGCCTCCGGCGGCCGCGGCGGGGTAGTCCAGGCCCCTCCGTCAGGCTTGCGGTTTGGGAAGAAAAGGCGATGCCTCCGCCAAGAAAAGAGCGAGCGCGGCCCCCTCCCCCTCCGCCGagcccgggcggcggcggcggcggcacaTCTAACGCGCGGGCACCCGGGCCGCCGCGGCCCCCGCAAACTACGCCCAGGCTCGGCCCCCGCCGCTCATTGGCGCGGGCCGGAGCCAGCGCACCCAGACCCTGCGCTGCCCTCGGCCGGCCGCGCGCGGAGTCCCAGCTGCCCAGGCCGACGGCGCCCGGCCCCGAGAGCCTCGACGCCGAGCCGCCCGCGCCTCCTCGGCCGGGCCCAACGCGGGGAGCGGGGCGAGCGAGCAGGCGCGGCTGGCGCGCCGCGGCCCGGGCGCCCCCGGCCTGGCGCCCTCGCCGCCGCGCCGCCTCAACGCCTCCTGCTCTCCGCAGGTGGCCGCGGGCCCGAGCGGTGCGGCCATGGGCCGAGGGGTGCGCGTGCTTCTGCTGCTGGGCCTTCTGCACTGGGCCGGGGGCGGCGAGGGCAGGAAGACCTGGCGGCGCCGAGGCCAGCAGCcacccccgccgccgcccccgccgcggGCCGAGGCGGCCCCGGCAGCCGGGCAACCGGTGGAGAGCTTCCCTCTGGACTTCACGGCCGTGGAGGGCAACATGGACAGCTTCATGGCACAGGTCAAGAGCCTGGCGCAGTCCCTGTACCCCTGCTCGGCGCAGCAGCTCAACGAAGACCTGCGCCTGCACCTCCTGCTCAACACGTCGGTGACCTGCAACGACGGCAGCCCGGCCGGGTAAGGCCTGCACCCGCCCGCCGCGACCAGCGAGCCCCCGTCGGTGGCCCCGGGACCGCCGGCTGCCTGGTCGCCAGCGGGTGCGCACCACCCGCCTCCCTGTCCCCGCTCAGACGCACGGAGCCTGCATTGGACCGTCCTTGCTGGCCGCAGCGGTGGTCGCCCACAAGGGAAAGGGCTCCCGTCGGGCCTCGGAGGCGCTGGCTCCGGGTAGGGCCCTGCTAGGCGACTAGCTGCGCGGGGGTTGGGGCAGCGTTGGTCCTGGGCCAGCCCCGGGCACTGACCCCTCGGCCACCGGTACCCAGTCCCTGTGCTCGCGTTCTTCGTTCCCTGGGCGGGGAGATGGCAGTCCGCGAGTGGCCCTGACTCCAGCAAGAGGAGGTGACACAGCGGGGCGGAGAGACGCCTGCCGTCCgcacctccacccccatcccagctcAACTCGCCCCGTCTGCTCCGGGCTGCTGCTGGGACTGCCAGAGATCCAGCCAGCCGGAGGAATAGACAGGGGGCGCAGGTGGGACAGAAGGACCTGGGGTGCGGCATTCACCCCCTCTCCAGCCCCTAGCAGATAAAGGAAGGATGCGAGGCTGAGGGTTGGGGAGGGGTTAGGGCTGCCCATGCCCTCAAGTGACTGCACAGCCTGAGGAACACGACGTTAGGTCCGACCTTGGTAGGAAGGATGCGACGCCGCTTCGATGGCGCCCGGGCCCCTCCACGCCCGCCTGTGCGACCCCGTCGTCCCCCTGCCCCACGCACCCTCGAGAGTGCTTTTCACTCTCCAAGCTCCACTGCGCATCCCAGGAGGATCTGGAGCCCTGGCGaagaccccaccccccaccccgcctggcCGCCTGCGCCGGGGTTACAGCGGGTCCCGCGCGGGGCGGGCCGTGGGGATTTTCCACGGACCACACAGCCCCTCGCCGCCCTTCCCCGCCTCGCGAGCGCCACCTCCCGGGACTGACCGCCGCTGGCCCGGCCGGGCGCGCTCTTCGGGGGCCTGTCCGCTGGCGCCCCCGTGCGGCCGGCGCGCGCCCGGCGACAGGTGGAATGACCCCTATCTCCCCGAGCTGGACCCTGCAGCCCCCGCTCGCCGTCCCCCCTACCCCCCGccatgaccacccactccactCACTTCCCTTGCAGCTACTACCTGAAGGAATCCAAGGGCAGCCGGCGATGGCTACTCTTTCTGGAAGGTGAGTCTCAGGTGCGGATGCAGCGGGGCAAGAGGAGGGTCCCCTCGGCACTGGACCCTGAGGTTGTGGGCTGTGCCCGCAGGAGGCTGGTACTGCTTCAACCGGGAGAACTGCGACTCCCGATATGACACCATGCGGCGTCTCATGAGCTCCAAGGACTGGCCCCGCACTCGCACAGGTCAGCGCGCCAGGGTTTGCCGAGGAATCCCCAGGAGGcgaggggaagggaaaggggcTCATAATTGGAAGTCCTGGAAGAAGCCTCTTCTCCTTCATTCCCTAGATCCCCAGAGAGGCCCCACCCCATccgtcccccaccccaccaagatTAGGGAACATTCACTCTAACATTTCATTCTTATTCCACAGGTAACTTCCCAGGGCTCACCCTGGCTACACAGTACAGAGCTGGTCCCTGGTCAAAGTAGCTGGTGGAAGGGGGGGAGGTTGAGGGTCATGTCCAAAAGTCACAGCCCTGCTGGGCATCCTGGTCATGGAGACTCCTTGGAGTAACTAAACCCATCCATTCCCCACTTCCCCGGCAACCTTAGTTCAGGTGGGTGTCACCACCCACCTCCTTGCTGGAGCTTGGTAGGATCCCTCTACATCCGCTTACCTTCCTGTAGTCTTCACCCCTGCCTGCATGCCCTGCTCCCACCAAAAAGACCTACTGCCTCTGTTCTTCCCTGTCACAGGCACAGGGATCCTGTCCTCCCAGCCAGAGGAGAACCCCCACTGGTGGAACGCCAACATGGTGTAAGAGGGAGCCAGAAGATCCTTTCTGGGGGAGGGGAGTCCTGTCTTGGGGGTCCTTTCTGGGGGCTCCTTCCTAAGAGGTTCTTAGGGGAAGTCCATCCTGGGGGATCCTGTCCTTAAGGGGATCTGGTCCTGGGAGAGGTCCTTCCTAGGGAGGTCCTGTCCTCAGGAGTCCTTCCCGAGGAGGGTGATCCTTCCTGGGGTCCTCGGgcaacagaggagcatggcaggctcaCACCATCCATGTGTCACAGCTTCATCCCCTACTGCTCCAGCGATGTGTGGAGTGGGGCTTCATCCAAGTCTGAGAAGAGTGAGTCCCATgccttcccctccaccccctcccccccacccccacagaggcagggcagggaggaCAGCACTTGTGGGGAAATACAGACATTCAGCCTTGTGACTCCCTCTAACCCTTCGATAGTGTGTCCCAGGGTGCACGCCCCCAGCGCCCACTGCCTGGCTTGTCCATGGCTGGCCTGACACTGGGGGAGGGGGTTCCTCACTCCTAGGTGTTCCCCGAGGAAGGGCCCCCAGCACAGTCTTGTGTACCTGACCCACCTTCCTTCAATCTACCCCTGCCCCTGTTCCCATCCTGTGGAAGACCCTCCAGACACCCAGCTATACCTGACCTCCTTCCAACCTGGGGATGGGAGGACTGGCTGTCCAGGCCACCACTTGAAGCCAGCTCTCCTTCTCTGTGCAGATGAGTACGCCTTCATGGGCACCCTCATCATCCGGGAGGTTGTGCGAGAGCTCCTGGGCAAAGGGCTGAGTGGGGCCAAGGTGCTGCTGCTGGCAGGGAGCAGgtgggctgggcaggggctggggtgggagtgtGGATGGAAGGGAGAAGATGGGGCTGAGCCAGGGCAGACGCATGGCCAGGAGGCTCAGCAACATGGGGCATCTCTGAGGTTTGGCTCCCGAATGCCATGTGGCTGGAAGCTGTCCCGCAGACGCTTCTGCCTCCGTGGTTGTTGGGTGTGAGGGAGGCTTTGGATCACAGTGACCTAGGCAGTTGACTAGGGGCTAGCTGTGGACCAATGCACCGCCAAGGGCTGGGGTCCCTGTAGGCAAGATCACTTCATTGTATCCCAGTGGGCTTGTATCCCAGTAGGGGACTCAGGGGTTGTCTAAGgaatggacagaggggcctggaccACAGAGTTCACCTTCATTTTCAGATAAGGGAACTGAGTCAGAGAGTGAGAAgggggggagggaagaaggggtgggaggaagtgAGATGACCCGACACTTAGCTCTGTGTCAGTGCCTGGAGCTCTGCCAGCCCTTCTCTGCCTCCAAGACCTGGAAGGGCCCAGGGGCCTTACACACGAACCCAGAACATGGTGGCAGCTCAGAATGCTCTTGGCTCCCTGTGCCCTGGGGAatgggctggggctgggcaggcCTGGTGGGTGAGTGTCCTTCCTCAATCTGCCCGGCTTGACCTCCCACCTTCCCTGCAGTGCGGGGGGCACGGGGGTGCTGCTGAACGTGGACCGCGTGGCCGAGCAGCTGGAGGAGCTGGGCTATCCAGCCATCCAGGTGCGGGGCCTGGCTGACTCCGGCTGGTTCCTGGACAACAAGCAGTACCGCCGCACAGACTGCATCGACACCATCACCTGCGCGCCCACAGAGGCCATCCGCCGGGGCATCAGGTGCCCCGGGAGGGAGGGCCCATTCTGTGCAGAGGGCCTGGGATTGGGTGGCATCAGGGGGTGGAGGAGCTCgtgggggctgggtgggaggggggagagCAGCCTAACCTGCAGTGTGTGGCCTAGGTACTGGAACGGGGTGGTCCCGGAGCGCTGTCGGCGCCAGTTCAAGGAGGGCGAGGAATGGAACTGCTTCTTTGGCTACAAAGTCTACCCAACTCTGCGCTGTGAGTGGGCacgcagggaggtggggggggggggctgggtGGGGTTTGGCGGTGGGTGTCCAGCCTTTCTGTGTCTGCTGGAAACCCAGCCTGGAGTCCAGTCCTTAGAGGCTAGGCTCAGAGACCATTGCCACACCCAAGAAGGGTTGACAAAGTCATCTGAGCCTGGCCAGGACTTTCTCAGTTTTAGCACTAAAAGTCCACTCAGTTCAAAGCAAACTAGGATGGTTGGTTACGCTGACCACACCCACGGTGAGGAACGTGCCTTGGAGTTGAATCCCAGTGCTGTCCCTGCGTGGGGCCTTGGCTGTCCCTCGCCAGCACCACACTCGAAGCAACATAATCGCCATGTTTTGGTCAAAGTGGAGTCCTTGGAGCCAGGccaaggtgggaggagggaacGAGGCACCTCTTCAAGGCAGCGTGCCAGGGGGACTAGTCGCCAGCACTCTGCAGCCAGGGCCTGGCTGGGCTGTAAGCCTGCTGTGGAGCTGGCTTTGGCCTCTGCCcctggagcctggggtggggggcagagctCCGAGGCGAGGCCCAGCTGAGCCATCCCCCCAGGCCCGGTGTTCGTGGTGCAGTGGCTGTTTGACGAGGCCCAGCTGACTGTGGACAATGTGCACCTCACGGGGCAGCCAGTGCAGGAGGGCCAATGGCTGTACATCCAGAACCTGGGCCGTGAGCTGCGGAACACACTCAAGGATGTGCCGTGAGTGTGTGGGGACCCCACTTGGCCCCCCAGATACATAGTAAACCACTTGACTTGAAAAGAGAGGCCGCAAAGATGGAAAACAGGAAGCAACCCAGGGGTCCTTGAGGTGATAAACTGTGGTCAATGTAGACAAAGGGGTACTACCCAGCGCTAGAGAGGAGTGAGCAACTAAGCCGCGAAAAGAGGAGGAACTGTAAATGCATgttaccaagtgaaagaagccagtctgaaaaggccaCATGTGGTGTGATTCCAACTCTGTGAcatcgaacccaagtcttttgcatctcctgcattggcaggcgaattctttaccagtgtgccacctgggaagcccctatgacatcctggaaaaggcaaaactatggacacagtaaaaagatcagtggtggCCAGGGGTTGGGAGAGAGAGATATAAATAGGTGGAGAACAGTAGATGTTTAGGGCTGAGGAACTGCTCTGTATGGTACAACGGTGGACACATGTCACTGCAGTCGTAGTAgcgttagccgctcagtcatgtccgactgcgacatgtagcctaccaggctcctctgtgcatggaattctccaggcaagaatactggagtagtagcTATTCCCGTCTCCCTCGGACCTTCacaagccagggattgaagcctGGTCTCCTTcatataggcagattctttatcatctaagccaccagggaagcccatgtgtcaTTATACGGTTGTCCAGATTCATAGACAGTACAACTCCAAGGATGAACCCTGATGTAAACTACAGACTCTGGGTGGTGATAATG
It encodes the following:
- the NOTUM gene encoding palmitoleoyl-protein carboxylesterase NOTUM isoform X1 — its product is MGRGVRVLLLLGLLHWAGGGEGRKTWRRRGQQPPPPPPPPRAEAAPAAGQPVESFPLDFTAVEGNMDSFMAQVKSLAQSLYPCSAQQLNEDLRLHLLLNTSVTCNDGSPAGYYLKESKGSRRWLLFLEGGWYCFNRENCDSRYDTMRRLMSSKDWPRTRTGTGILSSQPEENPHWWNANMVFIPYCSSDVWSGASSKSEKNPPDTQLYLTSFQPGDGRTGCPGHHLKPALLLCADEYAFMGTLIIREVVRELLGKGLSGAKVLLLAGSSAGGTGVLLNVDRVAEQLEELGYPAIQVRGLADSGWFLDNKQYRRTDCIDTITCAPTEAIRRGIRYWNGVVPERCRRQFKEGEEWNCFFGYKVYPTLRCPVFVVQWLFDEAQLTVDNVHLTGQPVQEGQWLYIQNLGRELRNTLKDVPASFAPACLSHEIIIRSHWTDVQVKGTSLPRALHCWDRSLHDSHKANKAPLKGCPIHLVDSCPWPHCNPSCPTIRDQFTGQEMNVAQFLMHMGFDVQTVAQQQGLEPSKLLGMLSSGS
- the NOTUM gene encoding palmitoleoyl-protein carboxylesterase NOTUM isoform X2, with the translated sequence MGRGVRVLLLLGLLHWAGGGEGRKTWRRRGQQPPPPPPPPRAEAAPAAGQPVESFPLDFTAVEGNMDSFMAQVKSLAQSLYPCSAQQLNEDLRLHLLLNTSVTCNDGSPAGYYLKESKGSRRWLLFLEGGWYCFNRENCDSRYDTMRRLMSSKDWPRTRTGTGILSSQPEENPHWWNANMVFIPYCSSDVWSGASSKSEKNPPDTQLYLTSFQPGDGRTGCPGHHLKPALLLCADDAGGTGVLLNVDRVAEQLEELGYPAIQVRGLADSGWFLDNKQYRRTDCIDTITCAPTEAIRRGIRYWNGVVPERCRRQFKEGEEWNCFFGYKVYPTLRCPVFVVQWLFDEAQLTVDNVHLTGQPVQEGQWLYIQNLGRELRNTLKDVPASFAPACLSHEIIIRSHWTDVQVKGTSLPRALHCWDRSLHDSHKANKAPLKGCPIHLVDSCPWPHCNPSCPTIRDQFTGQEMNVAQFLMHMGFDVQTVAQQQGLEPSKLLGMLSSGS
- the NOTUM gene encoding palmitoleoyl-protein carboxylesterase NOTUM isoform X3, whose protein sequence is MGRGVRVLLLLGLLHWAGGGEGRKTWRRRGQQPPPPPPPPRAEAAPAAGQPVESFPLDFTAVEGNMDSFMAQVKSLAQSLYPCSAQQLNEDLRLHLLLNTSVTCNDGSPAGYYLKESKGSRRWLLFLEGGWYCFNRENCDSRYDTMRRLMSSKDWPRTRTGTGILSSQPEENPHWWNANMVFIPYCSSDVWSGASSKSEKNEYAFMGTLIIREVVRELLGKGLSGAKVLLLAGSSAGGTGVLLNVDRVAEQLEELGYPAIQVRGLADSGWFLDNKQYRRTDCIDTITCAPTEAIRRGIRYWNGVVPERCRRQFKEGEEWNCFFGYKVYPTLRCPVFVVQWLFDEAQLTVDNVHLTGQPVQEGQWLYIQNLGRELRNTLKDVPASFAPACLSHEIIIRSHWTDVQVKGTSLPRALHCWDRSLHDSHKANKAPLKGCPIHLVDSCPWPHCNPSCPTIRDQFTGQEMNVAQFLMHMGFDVQTVAQQQGLEPSKLLGMLSSGS